The region ACCACCGATGGAGGGCGCATGCAGCCCGACACTTTCAAGCCGGCAGCCGAGATTTCCGCCGATGCCCTGCTGGAGATCATCCGGCAGCTGGCCGCCGAGCTGAGCGCCCAGCCAGATTCCCTGCCGGCGGTGACGCTGGACGTCTCCCTGGAGCGCGATCTGGGGCTGGGCAGTCTCGCCCGGATGGAGCTGCTGGCGCGGGTGGAGCGCCATTTCGGCCTCACCTTCCCCGCCCAGGCCTTCACCGAGGCCGACACCCCGCGGGACCTGCTGCGCGCACTGAGGGCAGCCCAGCCCATCGCGGCGCACGATCTTGCACTGGAGCCCGCGGTTCCCGGACCCCGGGAGGAAGCGGAGGCGCCCCGACACGCCCGCACCCTGATCGAGGCGCTCCAGTGGCACGTGGACACCCATCCCGAGCGGGCCCACATCCGGCTTTGGGCCCACGATTCGGCTGGCACTCAAACCCTGACCTACAGGGACCTCTACGCCGGCGCGGCGGCCGTTGCCGGCGGCCTGCAGCGCTTGGGGCTGCGCTGCGGCCAGCCGGTGGCCATCATGCTGCCCACCGGCACGGACTATTTCTTCACCTTTTTCGGCGTCCTGCTGGCCGGCGGCATTCCGGTGCCGGTCTATCCGCCGGTACGCAAAAGCCAGCTGGTGGAGCACCTCAAGCGGCACCAGGCCATCCTGCAAAACTGCGGCGCCCCCATTTTGGTCACAATCCCCGAGGCCCGGGGGCTGGCCCGCCTGCTGAAAAGCCGGGCGACAGCCCTCATCCATCTGATCTCCGCCGCCGACCTTCGCGCCCAGTCACCGTCTTTCCAGCTGCCGCTGGTCAAGGCCGCGGACACCGCCTTTTTGCAGTACACCTCCGGCAGCACCGGCAACCCCAAGGGGGTCATCCTGTCCCACGCCAACCTGCTGGCCAACATCCGCAGCATGGGGTGCGCCATCGCGGCGAGCTCCGAGGATGTCGTCGTCAGCTGGCTGCCCCTCTACCACGACATGGGTCTGATCGGCGCCTGGCTGAGCCCTCTCTACTACGGCGCCCTGTTGATATCCATGTCGCCCATGGATTTCCTGGCGCGGCCTGGCCGCTGGCTGCGCGCGATTCAGCGCTTTGGCGGGACCCTTTCGGCGGCCCCCAATTTCGGCTATGAAATCTGCCTGAAACGGCTGGCCGACGAGGATCTCACCGAGTTGGATCTCAGCACCTGGCGCTGCGCCTTCAACGGCGCCGAGCCGGTCAGCCAAGCAACCCTGGAGCGGTTTTACGAGCGTTTCAAGGATTACGGCCTGCGCCGCGAGGCCCTGATGCCGGTTTACGGCCTGGCGGAATCCACGGTGGGGCTGGCCTTTCCGCCCATAGGGCGCGCCTGGCGGGTGGACCGCGTGGACCGCGCCACCCTGATGAGTTCCGGGCTGGCCCGGGAGGTGGCGGCCGACGCGCCCCAGCCGCTGCAGTTTGTGAGCTGCGGCCGGCCGCTGGCCGGTCACGAGGTTCGGATCGTGGACCCCGGCGGGCGCGAGCTGCCCGAACGCCGCCAGGGGCGGCTGCAGTTCCGCGGCCCGTCGGCCTGCAGCGGCTACTACCGCAACCCCCGCCAGACCCAGCGGCTTTTCCAGGGCGACTGGCTGGAATCCGGTGATCTGGCCTACCTGGCGGACGGCGAAATCTTCATCACCGGGCGCACCAAGGACATCATCATCTGCGGCGGGCGCAATATCTATCCGGAGGAACTGGAGGAGGCGGTGGGCAACCTGGCCGGGGTGCGCAAGGGCAACGTGGCGGTTTTTGGCACCCCCGACCCCCGGACGGGTACCGAGCGCCTGGTGGTCATGGCTGAAACCCGTGAAAGCGGGGCCGGTGTGCTGGCGCGCCTGCGGGGGGAAATCCAATCGGTCGCTCTGGATCTGGTGGGCAGCCCGCCGGATGAGATCGCCCTGGTGCCGCCGGGAAGCGTGTTGAAGACCTCCAGCGGCAAGATCCGGCGCACCGCCAGCCGGGAGCGCTTCGAAAAGGGCCGCATCGGGGTCGCGCCGCCGCCCCTGGCCTGGCAACTCTTTCGCCTGTGGCTGTCGGGGGGGGCTGCGATGGCCGGCCGGGTGCTGGGGCGATCCGCCGCCCTGGCTTACGGGGTTTACGTCTGGGGCCTGTTTCTCCTGCTCCTGCCGCCGCTGGGGCTGCTGGCAGCCGTGCTGCCGAGGCTGAGCTGGCGCTGGGCGGCCATGCGCCGGGGAGCCCGGCTGCTTTTCCGGGCGGCCGGGATGCCGATTACCGTCAAGGGGCTGACGCGCCTGCCGGCAGGCGCGGCCCACGTGGTGGCAGCCAACCACGCCAGCTATCTGGATGGGTTGGTGATTGCGGCAGCGCTCCCCGAGGTGTCCTGTTTCGTGGCCAAGGTGGAGTTGACCGCCGTGCCCGGCCTGCATTTCATGCTGCGCCGGCTGGGGACCCATTTCGTGGAACGCTTCGACGCGGCCCAGGGCATCGAAGACGCCCGGCGCATCCAGACCCTGCTGCGCCCTGGGCAGCGCCTGGTCTATTTCCCGGAAGGGACCTTCACCCGGGTTTCGGGTCTCAGGCCCTTTGAAATGGGGGCGTTTGTTGCCGCGGCCGAAACCGGCGTGCCGCTCGTACCGGTGGCCATCCGCGGCACGCGCTTCGCGCTGCACCCCGATACGCTCATACCGCGCCGCGGCGCCCTGGAAGTGCACATCGGCGCGCCAGTAGAAGCGCCGGCAGCGGCCAGCGAGGACCAGGCCGCCTGGCAGCGGGCGCTGGGGCTGCGCCGCCAGGCCCGGGACTTCATCCTGGCACGCTGCGGCGAACCCGACCTGGCCGCAGCAGAACCTACGCCGCGCAGGCCCCGCGGTTAAACCGCCGTCACCCCTTGGAGCCCAGCCGCAGGCCGCCGTGAATGAAGAAGACGTCCCCGGCCAGGGCCTCATTGCGGTAGAGATCGCCCACCAGGAGGGCGACCTCTTCGGGTTCGATCAGCCGGCCGATGGGCACCTGGGACAGGATGGCGTCCAGGGCCTTCTGGTTCATGTTCTTGACCATGGGGGTGCCCACGTAGCCGGGGGCCACGGCCACGCAGCGGATCCTGTCGGCCAGGCCGCGCCGGAAGAACTCCGCGGTGAGCACCTTGGGCATCACCGACATGGCCGCCTTGGAAGAAGCGTAGTTGATCTGGCCTGCGGTTCCCAGCGAGCCGGTGGAGGAGATCAGGCAGATCAGGCCCCTGCACTTGTGGTTGATCATACGCTCGGTGCATTCGCGCACGGTGAGAAAAACGCCGGTGAGGTTGATGTCGATCACGGCCTGAAAGTCGGCCAGGGACATTTTGCGGGTCACTTGCCCGGTTTCGCGGTCCGGCGAGACCATCAAACCGTCCTTGATGATGCCGGCAAAGGGCGCCACCAGGTTGATTTGGCCGAATTTTTCGATGGCCGTGTCCGCCAGGCGCGCACAGTCCTCCTCCTGGGTGACGTTGCAGACTACTGTGGCCACCGCGCCGCCCAGGGCTTTGAGCTCGGCCTCGGCTGCGGTCAGAAACTTTTCGGCGACATCCGCGATCACCACCTTGCCTCCGTTTTGCACCCAGTGGCGGGCCAGCGCCAGGCCGATGCCACCGCCGCCGCCGGTAATGACGGCAACCGAATCCTTGATCTCCAACATGTCATGCTCCTTATGGTTTGGGGTTTGTCTTGGACTTCTTCAGGCTGCTATCATATTCATAGCTGGCCGTCGCTGGTCATCAGGATGCCGTAGGTTTCCGGCCGGCGGTCCCTGAAAAGCCCCCAGCCGCGGCGGGCGGCCGCGATGGCGTCGAGATCGAAGGTCTGTACCAGGACCGCCGGGCTGCAGCCGTCGGCCTCGGCCACGATCTCGCCCCGGTGGTTGGTGATAAACGACGACCCGTAAAAGGTGATTTCGGAGCCCTCGATGCTTTCCGTTCCGATGCGGTTGGCGGACACCAACGGCAGCATGTTGGCCGCCGCGTGGCCCTGCATGCAGATCTGCCAGTGGGGCTTGGAATCGTGGGCGGGGTCGGTCGGCTCCGAGCCGATGGCGGTGGGGTAGAACAGAAGCTCGGCGCCCATCAGGGCCATGGCGCGGGCGGCCTCCGGAAACCACTGGTCCCAGCAGATCCCCACGCCGATGGCGGCGTAGCGTGTGCGCCAGACCCGGAAGCCGGTGTCGCCGGGGGTGAAATAGAATTTTTCCTCGTAGCCCGGGCCGTCGGGAATGTGGGTTTTGCGGTAGACCCCCAACAGCGACCCGTCGGCGTCGATGACCGCCACGGAATTGTAGTGGGCCTGGTTGCGGCGTTCGAAGAAGCTGATGGGCAGGACGATTTCAAGCTCCCGGGCGATCCTGGAAAAATGCAGCACGGCCGGGTTGCGCTCCACCTCGCTGGCCAGGTCGAAGAAAACCGCTTTTTCGGCCTGGCAGAAGTACGGGGTTTCAAAGAGCTCCTGCAGGAGAACGACGCCGGCCCCCCGGGCGGCGGCCTCTCTGACCCGCTCTTCGGCGGCGGCGATATTGGCCATGCGATCCGAAGTGCAGGCCATCTGGGTTGCCGCAACTGTCAGCTTGCGCATTGCTTGCCTCCTTTGGGGGCGCGCGGCCTCTCGCCGGCACCCGGCGCCCGGTATCCCAGGGGCTGCTGCTGGGTGATGCAATGGATGTTGCCCCCGCCCAGCAGGATTTCCCGGGCCGGGACCCCCACCACCCGCCGATCGGGGAAAAGCCGCGTGAGGGTCCCCAGCGCCGCGCGGTCGTGGGGGTCGTCGAAGAGCGGCAGGACCACCCCGCCGTTGGCGAGGTAGAAATTCACGTACGACGCCGCCAGGCGGTCCCCCGTCCGGCGGCCGTAGCCCGTTTTGCTCGCCGCCAGGTAGCGGCTCTCCTCCGCCGTCCAGAAGAGCGGCCCGGGCTGGTGAATCCGGTGAACGGTCAACCGCCGGCCCCGGGCATCGCTGGCGGCCGAAAGCACTTCCAGCGCCTGGCGGGATATCTCGTACTGCGGATCTGAGGCATCGTTGGTCCAGGTCAGCAGGACCTCCGCCGGGCGGACGAAACAGCACAGGTTGTCCACGTGGCCGCTGGTTTCGTCCTGGTAAACGCCTTTTCCCAGCCAGATGATGCGCTGGACGTTCAGATAGGTCTTGAGATGGTTTTCGATCGCCTCCCGCGAGAGTTCCGGGTTGCGGTTGGGATTGAGCAGGCACTCCGCGGTGGTCATCAGGGTGCCCTGGCCGTCCACATGGATCGCTCCGCCCTCCAGCACGAGCGGGGCCCGGTAGCGGTCCAGGCCCTCGGTTTCCAGCACCTTGCGCGCCACCAGGTCGTCCTGGTCCCAGGGGAAATAGAGGCCGCCGTTTAAGCCGCCGTAGGCATTGAAACGCCAGTCGACGCCTCTGACGCCGCCGCGGTCGTCCACCACGAAGGTGGGCCCGGTGTCGCGCATCCAGGCGTCGTTGGATGACATCTCCACCACCCGGATGTGGGGTGGCAGCATCCGGCGGGCGTTTTCATACTGCCCGGCGGCTGCGCCCACCGTCACCGGTTCGAACTGGGCGATGGCCGCAGCCACCGCCGCGAAGTGTTCCTGGGCGGGCAGGGCCCCGGCGCGCCAGGTGTCCAGGCGAAAGGGCCAGAGCATCCAGCAGCCGCGGTGGGGCTCGTATTCCGCCGGCATTCGGTAGCCGTCCGGGCGGGGGAGGGTGGTGAGGGTTTGCGACATGCTGC is a window of Desulfobacteraceae bacterium DNA encoding:
- a CDS encoding AMP-binding protein; translation: MQPDTFKPAAEISADALLEIIRQLAAELSAQPDSLPAVTLDVSLERDLGLGSLARMELLARVERHFGLTFPAQAFTEADTPRDLLRALRAAQPIAAHDLALEPAVPGPREEAEAPRHARTLIEALQWHVDTHPERAHIRLWAHDSAGTQTLTYRDLYAGAAAVAGGLQRLGLRCGQPVAIMLPTGTDYFFTFFGVLLAGGIPVPVYPPVRKSQLVEHLKRHQAILQNCGAPILVTIPEARGLARLLKSRATALIHLISAADLRAQSPSFQLPLVKAADTAFLQYTSGSTGNPKGVILSHANLLANIRSMGCAIAASSEDVVVSWLPLYHDMGLIGAWLSPLYYGALLISMSPMDFLARPGRWLRAIQRFGGTLSAAPNFGYEICLKRLADEDLTELDLSTWRCAFNGAEPVSQATLERFYERFKDYGLRREALMPVYGLAESTVGLAFPPIGRAWRVDRVDRATLMSSGLAREVAADAPQPLQFVSCGRPLAGHEVRIVDPGGRELPERRQGRLQFRGPSACSGYYRNPRQTQRLFQGDWLESGDLAYLADGEIFITGRTKDIIICGGRNIYPEELEEAVGNLAGVRKGNVAVFGTPDPRTGTERLVVMAETRESGAGVLARLRGEIQSVALDLVGSPPDEIALVPPGSVLKTSSGKIRRTASRERFEKGRIGVAPPPLAWQLFRLWLSGGAAMAGRVLGRSAALAYGVYVWGLFLLLLPPLGLLAAVLPRLSWRWAAMRRGARLLFRAAGMPITVKGLTRLPAGAAHVVAANHASYLDGLVIAAALPEVSCFVAKVELTAVPGLHFMLRRLGTHFVERFDAAQGIEDARRIQTLLRPGQRLVYFPEGTFTRVSGLRPFEMGAFVAAAETGVPLVPVAIRGTRFALHPDTLIPRRGALEVHIGAPVEAPAAASEDQAAWQRALGLRRQARDFILARCGEPDLAAAEPTPRRPRG
- a CDS encoding SDR family NAD(P)-dependent oxidoreductase; translated protein: MLEIKDSVAVITGGGGGIGLALARHWVQNGGKVVIADVAEKFLTAAEAELKALGGAVATVVCNVTQEEDCARLADTAIEKFGQINLVAPFAGIIKDGLMVSPDRETGQVTRKMSLADFQAVIDINLTGVFLTVRECTERMINHKCRGLICLISSTGSLGTAGQINYASSKAAMSVMPKVLTAEFFRRGLADRIRCVAVAPGYVGTPMVKNMNQKALDAILSQVPIGRLIEPEEVALLVGDLYRNEALAGDVFFIHGGLRLGSKG
- the aguB gene encoding N-carbamoylputrescine amidase, with the translated sequence MRKLTVAATQMACTSDRMANIAAAEERVREAAARGAGVVLLQELFETPYFCQAEKAVFFDLASEVERNPAVLHFSRIARELEIVLPISFFERRNQAHYNSVAVIDADGSLLGVYRKTHIPDGPGYEEKFYFTPGDTGFRVWRTRYAAIGVGICWDQWFPEAARAMALMGAELLFYPTAIGSEPTDPAHDSKPHWQICMQGHAAANMLPLVSANRIGTESIEGSEITFYGSSFITNHRGEIVAEADGCSPAVLVQTFDLDAIAAARRGWGLFRDRRPETYGILMTSDGQL
- the aguA gene encoding agmatine deiminase, which gives rise to MSQTLTTLPRPDGYRMPAEYEPHRGCWMLWPFRLDTWRAGALPAQEHFAAVAAAIAQFEPVTVGAAAGQYENARRMLPPHIRVVEMSSNDAWMRDTGPTFVVDDRGGVRGVDWRFNAYGGLNGGLYFPWDQDDLVARKVLETEGLDRYRAPLVLEGGAIHVDGQGTLMTTAECLLNPNRNPELSREAIENHLKTYLNVQRIIWLGKGVYQDETSGHVDNLCCFVRPAEVLLTWTNDASDPQYEISRQALEVLSAASDARGRRLTVHRIHQPGPLFWTAEESRYLAASKTGYGRRTGDRLAASYVNFYLANGGVVLPLFDDPHDRAALGTLTRLFPDRRVVGVPAREILLGGGNIHCITQQQPLGYRAPGAGERPRAPKGGKQCAS